A genome region from Methylohalobius crimeensis 10Ki includes the following:
- a CDS encoding response regulator transcription factor → MNPYDRESAETVMIVDDAPANLAYLSDALEDAGYRVLVATDGSQALEQLRLVSPDLLLLDVVMPGMDGFETCRRLKSNPATKTLPILFMTALSELDDLLRGFGEGAVDYLVKPVRHQEVLARVAAQLAQAKLIRKAEAALSQGGFAAVAVDADCRITWITPAAVDWLEKLSETSNTEWHPAAAQLPEPLAEWMLRQLEKAKEADRESFNFQRGDHRWIANGDFRPNQQEYLLLLQQRSMDWQLGSLQKGYGLTVREAEILMWVARSKTNREVGQILGISHRTVNKHLEHIFEKLGVATRAAAVAAVMEQIHPSIESLG, encoded by the coding sequence ATGAATCCATATGATCGGGAAAGCGCGGAAACCGTCATGATTGTGGACGACGCCCCCGCCAATCTGGCCTATTTATCCGACGCCCTGGAAGACGCGGGTTACCGGGTACTGGTCGCCACCGATGGGAGCCAGGCGCTGGAGCAACTGCGCCTCGTCTCCCCCGACCTGCTCCTTCTGGACGTGGTCATGCCCGGGATGGACGGTTTCGAAACCTGCCGGCGGCTCAAATCCAATCCTGCGACCAAAACCCTTCCCATCCTTTTCATGACCGCCTTGAGCGAACTGGACGATCTGCTGCGAGGATTCGGCGAAGGGGCGGTGGACTATCTGGTCAAACCCGTCCGCCACCAGGAAGTGTTGGCCCGGGTAGCCGCTCAATTGGCCCAAGCCAAGCTTATTCGCAAAGCGGAAGCGGCGCTTTCACAAGGCGGATTCGCCGCCGTTGCGGTCGATGCCGACTGCCGGATCACCTGGATTACTCCGGCGGCCGTGGATTGGTTGGAAAAACTCTCCGAGACATCAAATACGGAGTGGCATCCGGCCGCCGCGCAACTCCCCGAACCGCTTGCCGAATGGATGCTTCGACAGCTTGAAAAGGCCAAAGAGGCGGATCGAGAATCTTTTAATTTCCAGCGGGGCGATCATCGCTGGATCGCAAATGGCGATTTTCGTCCGAACCAGCAGGAATATTTACTCTTGCTGCAACAACGCAGCATGGATTGGCAACTCGGCTCCCTGCAAAAAGGATACGGACTGACCGTTCGCGAAGCCGAGATTTTGATGTGGGTCGCACGCAGCAAAACCAATCGCGAAGTCGGTCAGATCCTGGGCATCAGTCACCGCACCGTGAACAAACACTTGGAACACATTTTCGAAAAATTGGGGGTCGCCACTCGCGCCGCGGCCGTGGCCGCCGTTATGGAGCAAATTCATCCCTCGATCGAAAGCTTGGGTTAG